One Pseudomonas sp. AN-1 genomic region harbors:
- the kdpE gene encoding two-component system response regulator KdpE, whose product MSELPSPILLIEDEAEIRRFVRLALEAEGYEVHEADGVRRGLIEAGTRRPELVVLDLGLPDGDGVELIRDLRNWSAVPVIVLSARSSEADKIAALDAGADDFLVKPFGAGELLARVRAQLRRKTRQIAADDAEIRFGAVCVDLARRVVEREGQRVHLTPLEYRLLTVLLGQPDRVMTYQTLLKAVWGPGHAEDQHYVRVHMNNLRKKLEAVPSQPRHLLTETGVGYRFVV is encoded by the coding sequence ATGAGCGAGCTGCCCAGCCCGATTCTGCTCATCGAGGACGAGGCCGAGATCCGCCGCTTCGTTCGTCTGGCCCTCGAAGCCGAGGGCTACGAAGTCCACGAGGCCGATGGCGTCCGCCGCGGCCTGATCGAGGCCGGCACGCGCCGGCCGGAACTGGTCGTGCTCGACCTCGGCCTGCCGGACGGCGACGGCGTCGAGCTGATCCGCGACCTACGCAACTGGTCGGCGGTGCCGGTGATCGTGCTGTCGGCGCGCAGCAGCGAGGCCGACAAGATCGCCGCGCTGGATGCCGGCGCGGACGACTTCCTGGTCAAGCCGTTCGGCGCCGGCGAGCTGCTGGCCCGCGTGCGCGCCCAGCTGCGCCGCAAGACCCGGCAGATCGCCGCCGACGATGCGGAAATCCGCTTCGGCGCTGTCTGCGTGGATCTGGCGCGCCGGGTCGTCGAACGCGAGGGCCAGCGGGTCCACCTGACCCCGCTGGAGTACCGCCTGCTGACCGTGCTGCTCGGCCAGCCCGACCGGGTCATGACCTACCAGACGTTGCTCAAGGCGGTGTGGGGACCGGGGCATGCCGAGGACCAGCACTACGTGCGGGTGCACATGAACAATTTGCGCAAGAAGCTGGAAGCGGTGCCCTCGCAACCCCGCCACCTGCTCACCGAGACCGGCGTCGGCTACCGCTTCGTGGTCTGA
- a CDS encoding CreA family protein — MTASKLLRPLAAALALLAAGAQAETIGEVSTVFKLLGPNHKIVIEAFDDPKVEGVTCYLSRAKTGGIKGGLGLAEDRAEASIACRQVGPIRFREKLEEGEEVFQERTSLVFKTMQVVRFFDAKRNTLVYMVYSDRVIEGSPQNSVTAIPILPWPKAAD; from the coding sequence ATGACCGCTAGCAAGCTGCTCAGGCCGCTGGCCGCCGCCCTGGCGCTGCTCGCCGCTGGCGCGCAGGCCGAGACCATCGGCGAAGTGTCGACGGTGTTCAAGCTGCTCGGCCCCAACCACAAGATCGTGATCGAGGCGTTCGACGATCCCAAGGTGGAAGGGGTGACCTGCTACCTGTCGCGGGCCAAGACCGGCGGCATCAAGGGCGGCCTGGGCCTGGCCGAGGACCGCGCCGAGGCGTCGATCGCCTGCCGCCAGGTCGGGCCGATCCGCTTCCGGGAGAAGCTGGAGGAGGGCGAGGAGGTGTTCCAGGAACGCACCTCGCTGGTGTTCAAGACCATGCAGGTGGTGCGCTTCTTCGACGCGAAGCGCAACACGCTGGTGTACATGGTCTACAGCGACCGGGTCATCGAGGGCAGCCCGCAGAACTCGGTCACCGCCATCCCGATCCTGCCCTGGCCGAAGGCGGCCGACTGA